The Salvelinus namaycush isolate Seneca chromosome 26, SaNama_1.0, whole genome shotgun sequence genomic sequence ccccccccccccccgccacccccccccccccccccccccaccccccccccccccccccccccccccccccctcccccccccccccccccccccccccccccccccgcccccccccccccccccccctcccccgccccccccccccccccccccccccccccccccccccccccccccccccccccccccacccccccccccccccccccccccccccccccccccccccccccccccccccccgcccccccccccccccacccccccccccccaccccccgcccccccccccccccccccccccccccacccccccccaccccccccccccccccccaccccccccccccccccccccccccaccccccccccccccccccccccccaccccccccccccccccccccccccccccccccccccccccccccccccccgcccccccccacccccccccaccccccccccccccccccccccccccccccccccccccccccccccccccccacccccccccccccccccccccccccccccccccccccccccccccccccccccccccccccccccacccccccccacccccaccacaccccccccccccccccccccccccccccccacccccccccccccccctccccccccccccccccccccccccccccccccccccccccgccccccccccccccccccccacccccccccccccccccccccccccaccccccccccccacccccccccccccccccccccccgcccccccccccccccccccccccccccccccccccccccccccccccccctcccccccccccccccccccccccaccccccccccccccccccccccccccccccacccccccccccccccccccccccccccccccccccccccccacccccccccccccccccccccccaccccccacccaccccacccccccccccccccacccaccccccccccccccccccacgcccccccccccccccccccccccccccccccccccccccccaccccccacccccccccaccccccacgcgccccccccccccccccccccccaccccccccccccccccccccccccccccccccccccctccccccccccccccaccccccccccccccccccccccccccccccacccccacccccccccccccacccccccccccccccccccccccccccccccaccccccccccccccccccccccccccccacccccccccccccccaccccccccccccccccccccccccccccccccccccccccccccccccccacaccccacccccccccccccccccccccccccccacccccccccccccccccccacccccccccccccacccccccccccccccccccccccccccccccccccccccccccccccccccccccacccccccccccccccccccccccccccccccccccccaccccccccccccacccccccccaccccccccccacccccccccccacccccacccccccccaccctgcccccccccccccccccccccccccccccccccccacccccccccccccccccccccacccccaccccccacccccccacccccccccccccccccccccccccccccccccccccccccccccccccccccccccccccccccccccccccccccccccccccccccccccccccccccccgcccccccccccccccccccccccccccccaccccccccccccacccccccccccccccccccccccccccccccccccaccccccgcccccccccccccccccccccccccccccccccccccaccccccccacccccccccccccccccacccccccccccccccccccacccccccccacccccccccacccacccccccccacccccccccccacccccccccccccccccacccccccccacccccccacccccccaccccaccaccccccccccccccccacccccccccccaccccaccccccccccccccccccccccccccccccccccccccccccccccccccccccccccccacccccccccacccccccccccccccccccccgccccccccccccaccccccccaccaccccccccccctcccccccccccaccccccccccccccccccacccccccccccccccccccccccccacccccccccaccccccccacccaccccccccccccaaccccacccacccccccccccccccccccccccccccacccccccccccccccccccccccccccccccccccccccgacgccccccccccccccccccccccccccacccccccccccccccccccccccccccccgccccacccccccccccccccccccccccccccaccccccccccccccacccccccccccccccccccccccccccccccccccccccccccccacccccccaccgccccccccccccccccccccccccccccccaccccccccccccccccccacaccccccccccccccccccccccccccccccccccccccccccacccccccccccccgccccccccccccccccccccccccccccccccccccccccacccaccccccaccccccccccccccccccccccccccccccccccccccccccccccccccccccccccccccccccccccccccccgccccccccacccccccccccaccccccccccccccccccccccccccccccccccccccccccccccccgcccccccccccccccccccccccccccccccccccaccccaccccccccccccccgccccccccccccccacccccccccccccccccccccccccccccccccccccccccccacccacccccccc encodes the following:
- the LOC120021760 gene encoding basic proline-rich protein-like, with the protein product PPPPPPPPPPPPNPPPTPPPPPPPPPPPPTPPPPPPPPPPPPPPPPPPPPPPPPPHPPPPPPPPHPPPPPPPPPPPPPPPPPPPHPPPPPPPPPPPPPPPPPPPPPPPPPPPPPPPPPPPPPTPPPPPPPPPPPPHPPPPPPPPPPPPTPPPPPPPPPPPPPPPPPPPPPPPPPPPPPPPPPPPPPPPPPPPPPPPPPPPPPPPPPPPPPLPPPPPPPPPPPPPPPPPPPPPPPPPPPPPPPPPPPPPPPPPPPPPPPPPPPPPPPPPPPPPPTPPPPPPAPPPPPPPPHPPPPPPPPPTPPPPPPPHPPPPPPPPPPPPPPPPPPPPPPPPPPPPTPPHPPPPPPPPPPPPPPPPPTPPPPPPPPPPPPPPPPPPPPPTPPHPHHTPPPPPPPPPHPPPPPSPPPPPPPPPPPPPPPPPPPPPPPPPPPPHPPPPPPPPPPPPPPPPPPPPPPPPPPPPPPPPPPPPPPPPPPPPPPPTPPPPPPPPPPPPPPPPPPPPPPPPPPPPPPP